Proteins from a genomic interval of Rhizobium etli CFN 42:
- a CDS encoding GNAT family N-acetyltransferase, producing MPDIRSLSAEEAHAAIPALSEVLADCVRGGASVGFMQPYGPEDAERYWLDVVDAVAGGGSLLLVAELDGRIVGTVQVGAAQMPNQPHRGDLKKLLVHRSARGRGLARLLMEAAEREAAARGKTLLVLDTATGSNAEAIYPRLGWQRVGVIPDYALWPEGGFCDTTLFYKRLA from the coding sequence ATGCCTGACATTCGCAGCCTTTCTGCCGAGGAGGCCCACGCTGCCATTCCGGCCCTCTCGGAGGTCCTGGCCGATTGCGTCAGGGGCGGCGCCTCCGTCGGCTTCATGCAGCCCTATGGACCAGAAGATGCCGAGCGCTATTGGCTGGACGTTGTGGATGCGGTTGCCGGCGGCGGCAGCCTGTTGCTGGTCGCCGAACTCGATGGCCGGATCGTCGGCACGGTGCAGGTGGGGGCCGCGCAGATGCCGAACCAGCCGCATCGCGGCGATCTGAAGAAGCTCCTGGTGCATCGTTCCGCCCGCGGGCGCGGCCTCGCCCGGCTGCTGATGGAAGCCGCCGAACGTGAGGCGGCCGCCCGCGGCAAGACCCTGCTCGTGCTCGACACGGCAACCGGCAGCAATGCCGAGGCGATCTACCCGCGCTTGGGCTGGCAGCGCGTCGGCGTCATCCCCGATTATGCGCTGTGGCCGGAAGGCGGCTTTTGCGACACCACCTTGTTCTACAAGCGGCTCGCCTGA
- the tenA gene encoding thiaminase II, protein MDGSMQNTEITGSFTAAAWERIKPLMAEIERLPLLERLSDGTLPPEVFRHYILQDAIYLKHYARCLAVVAAKAPDNAQVLRFLGSAQKAITVEQGLHATFLSQFGISSADVTAAEPSPSCFAYTNFLLATAYHSSYAVALSAILPCFWIYMHVGEGIKGRPAIEGNVFQAWINTYGDPQFAAGAREVIALTDIAARAASETERADMMDVFVRASQYEWMFWDSAWRLETWPV, encoded by the coding sequence ATGGACGGCAGCATGCAGAACACCGAAATCACGGGAAGCTTCACGGCCGCCGCCTGGGAGAGGATCAAGCCTCTTATGGCCGAGATCGAGCGATTGCCGCTCTTGGAACGGCTTTCGGACGGCACACTGCCGCCGGAGGTTTTCCGCCACTACATCCTGCAGGACGCAATCTATCTGAAGCATTATGCCCGGTGCCTCGCCGTCGTCGCGGCCAAGGCGCCGGATAATGCGCAGGTGTTGCGTTTCCTCGGTTCGGCGCAGAAGGCCATCACCGTCGAGCAGGGCCTGCATGCCACTTTTCTCTCGCAGTTCGGCATTTCGAGCGCGGATGTGACGGCCGCAGAGCCCTCGCCTTCCTGTTTCGCCTATACGAATTTCCTTCTGGCGACCGCCTATCACAGCTCCTATGCCGTTGCGCTTTCGGCCATCCTGCCCTGCTTCTGGATCTACATGCATGTCGGCGAAGGCATCAAAGGCAGGCCGGCAATCGAAGGCAATGTTTTTCAGGCCTGGATCAACACCTACGGCGATCCGCAATTTGCAGCCGGCGCCCGCGAGGTGATCGCACTGACCGATATCGCCGCCCGCGCAGCATCGGAGACGGAGCGTGCCGACATGATGGACGTTTTCGTGCGCGCCTCGCAATATGAATGGATGTTCTGGGATTCGGCCTGGCGGCTGGAGACCTGGCCAGTCTAA
- a CDS encoding HAD family hydrolase, with protein sequence MKVLMVDVDGVLIHGRPADGLPHFTYLERDLGLRPDLLQQEFFQVHWGDIIIGREALEPRLAGVLAKIAPHLSASALIDYWFENDSRLKRNLLADLAALRRSGVTLFLGTNQEHRRARYLMEQLGLDAHFDDVIYSAALGYSKPSLDFFRIAAERAGVLAAEIAFIDDVAANVETARRFGWNAAQWTAGATLAGAFPIFAGGHERRGRNQASRL encoded by the coding sequence ATGAAAGTGCTGATGGTCGATGTCGACGGCGTGCTCATTCACGGCCGTCCGGCCGACGGGCTGCCCCACTTCACTTACCTCGAGCGCGATCTCGGGCTGCGGCCCGACCTGCTGCAGCAGGAGTTCTTCCAGGTCCACTGGGGTGACATCATCATCGGCCGCGAAGCTCTGGAGCCAAGGCTCGCCGGCGTGCTCGCAAAGATCGCGCCACATCTCAGCGCCTCGGCCCTGATCGACTACTGGTTCGAAAACGATTCCCGGCTCAAGCGCAATCTGCTGGCGGATCTCGCCGCTCTCAGGCGAAGCGGCGTCACCCTCTTCCTGGGGACCAATCAGGAGCACAGGCGAGCGCGTTACCTGATGGAGCAGCTGGGCCTTGACGCCCATTTCGACGACGTCATCTATTCGGCAGCACTCGGATACAGCAAGCCTTCGCTCGACTTCTTCCGTATTGCGGCCGAACGTGCAGGGGTTCTGGCCGCGGAGATCGCCTTCATCGACGATGTGGCGGCGAATGTCGAAACGGCGCGGCGGTTCGGCTGGAACGCGGCGCAATGGACGGCGGGCGCAACGTTGGCCGGCGCCTTTCCCATATTCGCAGGTGGGCATGAGCGGCGCGGGCGCAATCAGGCGAGCCGCTTGTAG
- a CDS encoding histone deacetylase family protein: MRVIYSEDHKLRDARTELHAGQLVTPFEAPFRAEWILAAVKEAGFADVVAPDAHGLETARKVHDPAYLDFLATVWDRWVAAGFEGEAIANSFPVRRTSQRVPDNIVGAIGHYANAADTSITKGSYEAAIASMRCAITGADWLNAGNRFAFALCRPPGHHAGIDLFGGYCFINNAGVAAQRLIDHGAKKVAVLDVDFHHGNGTQDLFYYRGDVFTASLHGDPQFAFPYFLGHADEEGEGQGTGSNRNYPMPPHTSWQVWSSALADALARIRAFGAEAIVVALGVDTFERDPISFFQLKSEDFIRMGEMISAAGLPVVTCMEGGYGVPEIGLNVANVLEGLEA; encoded by the coding sequence ATGCGCGTCATCTATTCCGAAGATCACAAGCTGCGCGACGCCAGGACCGAGCTCCATGCGGGCCAGCTGGTGACGCCCTTCGAGGCGCCGTTTCGCGCCGAGTGGATCCTGGCGGCAGTCAAGGAAGCGGGTTTTGCTGATGTCGTGGCGCCGGATGCGCATGGGCTGGAAACGGCCCGAAAGGTGCATGATCCCGCCTATCTCGATTTTCTCGCCACCGTCTGGGATCGCTGGGTGGCGGCTGGTTTCGAAGGCGAAGCGATCGCCAATTCCTTCCCGGTCCGCCGCACCAGCCAGCGTGTGCCCGACAATATCGTCGGCGCGATCGGCCATTACGCCAATGCCGCCGACACCTCCATCACCAAAGGCTCTTATGAAGCGGCGATCGCCTCGATGCGTTGCGCGATCACCGGCGCGGATTGGCTGAATGCCGGCAACCGTTTCGCCTTTGCACTTTGCCGGCCGCCTGGCCATCATGCCGGCATCGATCTCTTCGGCGGCTATTGCTTCATCAACAATGCGGGCGTCGCGGCCCAGCGGCTCATCGATCACGGCGCGAAGAAGGTCGCCGTGCTGGATGTCGATTTCCATCACGGCAATGGTACGCAGGATCTCTTCTATTACAGAGGCGATGTCTTCACCGCTTCGCTGCATGGCGATCCCCAGTTTGCCTTTCCCTATTTCCTCGGCCATGCCGACGAGGAAGGCGAAGGGCAGGGCACGGGTAGCAATCGGAACTATCCGATGCCGCCGCACACGTCCTGGCAGGTCTGGTCTTCGGCCCTTGCCGATGCGCTCGCCCGCATCAGGGCTTTCGGCGCTGAGGCGATCGTCGTGGCTCTCGGCGTCGATACTTTCGAGCGCGACCCGATTTCCTTCTTCCAGCTGAAATCCGAAGACTTCATTCGCATGGGAGAGATGATCTCCGCCGCCGGCCTGCCTGTCGTCACCTGCATGGAGGGCGGTTACGGTGTGCCGGAAATCGGCCTCAACGTCGCCAATGTCCTCGAGGGCCTGGAAGCCTGA
- the recX gene encoding recombination regulator RecX, with protein sequence MTDETVSSDIPTPRMLSWARNSAIYRLERRMMTEKQLYDAITRKAKEKFEDIGAAQLKALADFAVRVAYDNKALDDGAYAEISTRSQLRGGKSKRAIARKLAAKGVASDKVEAALEEADDLYAAAIFARKRAFGPFRRVELDEKRKAKELWAFARNGFSFDIGRKVFDMSLEDAEDVILARRL encoded by the coding sequence ATGACCGACGAGACTGTTTCCTCCGATATACCGACGCCGCGCATGCTGAGCTGGGCCCGCAACTCCGCCATCTATCGGCTCGAACGCCGGATGATGACGGAAAAGCAGCTCTATGACGCCATCACCCGTAAGGCGAAGGAGAAGTTCGAGGATATCGGCGCGGCGCAACTCAAAGCCCTTGCCGATTTCGCCGTCAGGGTCGCCTATGACAACAAAGCGCTCGATGATGGCGCCTATGCCGAGATCAGCACGCGTTCCCAGCTGCGCGGCGGCAAATCGAAGCGCGCCATTGCCCGGAAACTTGCGGCCAAGGGCGTCGCCAGCGATAAGGTCGAGGCCGCCCTTGAGGAGGCTGACGATCTCTACGCCGCGGCAATATTTGCTCGCAAACGCGCCTTCGGCCCCTTCCGCCGCGTCGAGCTTGACGAAAAGCGAAAGGCCAAAGAGCTTTGGGCCTTCGCTCGCAACGGCTTCAGCTTTGACATCGGCAGGAAGGTATTCGACATGAGTTTGGAGGATGCCGAAGATGTCATCCTGGCCCGCCGTCTCTGA
- the lepA gene encoding translation elongation factor 4 — protein sequence MARMSTNSTTPLSHIRNFSIVAHIDHGKSTLADRLIQTTGGLAEREMSEQVLDNMEIERERGITIKAQTVRLHYQANNGEKYVLNLIDTPGHVDFAYEVSRSLSACEGSLLVVDASQGVEAQTLANVYQAIDNNHELVTVLNKIDLPAAEPDRIKEQIEEVIGIDASEAVLISAKTGLGIPDVLEAIVHKLPAPKSAGGEKAPLKALLVDSWYDTYLGVMVLVRIIDGVLTKGQTIRMMGTDAKYQVERVGVLTPKMVNVDSLGPGEIGFITASIKEVADTRVGDTITEDKRPTAEALPGFKPAQPVVFCGLFPVDAADFEDLRAAMGKLRLNDASFSFEMESSAALGFGFRCGFLGLLHLEIIQERLEREFDLDLIATAPSVVYQLTMTDGSERELHNPADMPDVVKIAEIREPWIKATIMTPDDYLGGILKLCQDRRGIQTELTYVGTRAMVTYELPLNEVVFDFYDRLKSISKGYASFDYHLEGYRAGNLVKMSILVNGEPVDALSMLVHRTAAEKRGRDMCERLKELIPKHMFKIPIQAAIGGNVIARETISALRKDVTAKCYGGDATRKRKLLDKQKEGKKRMRQFGKVEIPQEAFIAALKMGDE from the coding sequence ATGGCGCGCATGAGCACCAATTCGACCACTCCGCTGTCCCATATCCGCAACTTCTCGATCGTGGCCCATATCGACCACGGCAAATCGACGCTGGCCGACCGCCTGATCCAGACGACGGGCGGACTTGCCGAGCGCGAAATGTCCGAGCAAGTGCTCGACAATATGGAGATCGAGCGCGAACGCGGCATCACCATCAAGGCCCAGACTGTGCGCCTGCACTATCAGGCGAACAATGGCGAGAAATATGTTCTCAATCTGATCGACACGCCCGGCCACGTCGACTTCGCCTATGAAGTCTCGCGGTCGCTGTCGGCCTGCGAGGGCTCGCTGCTGGTCGTCGACGCCAGCCAGGGCGTGGAAGCGCAGACGCTCGCCAACGTCTACCAGGCGATCGACAACAACCACGAGCTCGTCACCGTGCTCAACAAGATCGACCTGCCGGCGGCCGAACCCGACCGCATCAAGGAACAGATCGAGGAAGTGATCGGCATCGACGCTTCCGAGGCCGTGCTGATTTCGGCCAAGACCGGCCTCGGCATTCCCGACGTGCTGGAGGCGATCGTCCACAAGCTGCCGGCGCCGAAGAGCGCGGGCGGCGAGAAGGCGCCGCTGAAGGCGCTGCTCGTCGACAGCTGGTACGACACCTATCTCGGCGTCATGGTGCTCGTGCGCATCATCGATGGCGTGCTGACCAAGGGCCAGACGATCCGCATGATGGGCACGGATGCGAAATACCAGGTCGAACGTGTCGGCGTGCTGACGCCAAAGATGGTCAATGTCGACAGCCTCGGCCCCGGCGAGATCGGCTTCATCACCGCCTCGATCAAGGAAGTCGCCGATACACGCGTCGGCGATACGATTACCGAAGACAAGCGCCCGACCGCGGAAGCCCTGCCGGGCTTCAAGCCGGCGCAGCCGGTCGTCTTCTGCGGCCTTTTTCCGGTCGATGCCGCCGATTTCGAAGACCTGCGCGCCGCGATGGGCAAGCTTCGCCTCAATGACGCATCCTTCTCATTCGAGATGGAATCGTCTGCCGCACTTGGTTTCGGCTTCCGCTGCGGCTTCCTCGGCCTGCTGCATCTCGAAATCATCCAGGAGCGCCTGGAACGTGAGTTCGACCTCGACCTCATCGCCACGGCCCCTTCCGTCGTCTATCAGCTGACGATGACCGACGGCAGCGAGCGCGAACTGCACAATCCGGCCGATATGCCCGATGTCGTCAAGATTGCCGAAATCCGCGAGCCCTGGATCAAGGCGACGATCATGACGCCGGATGATTATCTCGGGGGCATTCTCAAGCTCTGCCAGGACCGCCGCGGCATCCAGACCGAGCTGACCTATGTCGGCACCCGGGCAATGGTGACCTATGAACTGCCGCTCAACGAAGTCGTCTTCGACTTCTACGACCGGTTGAAATCGATCTCCAAGGGCTATGCATCCTTCGACTATCACCTCGAAGGCTACCGCGCAGGCAACCTCGTGAAAATGTCGATCCTCGTCAACGGCGAGCCGGTTGATGCACTCTCGATGCTCGTGCATCGCACTGCAGCTGAAAAGCGCGGCCGCGACATGTGCGAACGGCTGAAGGAGCTGATTCCGAAGCACATGTTCAAGATCCCGATCCAGGCGGCGATCGGCGGCAACGTGATTGCCCGCGAAACTATCTCGGCGCTGCGCAAGGACGTGACGGCCAAGTGCTATGGCGGCGACGCCACCCGCAAGCGCAAACTGCTCGACAAGCAGAAGGAAGGCAAGAAGCGCATGCGCCAGTTCGGCAAGGTGGAGATTCCGCAGGAAGCCTTCATCGCCGCGCTCAAAATGGGCGATGAATAA
- a CDS encoding helix-turn-helix domain-containing protein translates to MEQELEQAIGIRIRTLRLEKGLTLDELAEASGVSRAMISRIERAEASPTASLLARVCAALGLSLSAFFAEEGQQASPLARRQEQQVWRDPETGYLRRAVSAPGTASVVDIVEVEFPPGARVSFPPHAASHGMTQHVWLFDGELEMTTSEMVYRLRPGDCLFMPVGEGHSFHNPGNAPARYCVVLDRGGR, encoded by the coding sequence ATGGAACAGGAACTCGAACAGGCGATCGGCATCCGCATTCGCACATTGCGGCTGGAAAAGGGCCTGACGCTGGATGAGCTTGCCGAAGCGTCGGGCGTCAGCCGTGCGATGATCTCGCGCATTGAGCGGGCAGAGGCAAGCCCGACCGCTTCGCTGCTGGCAAGGGTTTGCGCCGCGCTCGGCCTGTCGCTGTCAGCCTTCTTCGCGGAGGAGGGGCAGCAGGCCTCGCCGCTAGCGCGGCGGCAGGAGCAGCAGGTCTGGCGCGATCCGGAAACCGGTTATCTCAGGCGCGCGGTGTCGGCGCCCGGAACCGCCTCCGTCGTCGATATCGTCGAAGTCGAATTTCCGCCCGGCGCCCGCGTCAGCTTCCCACCGCATGCGGCATCCCATGGCATGACACAGCATGTCTGGCTCTTCGATGGCGAGCTTGAGATGACTACGAGTGAGATGGTCTATCGGCTGCGTCCAGGTGATTGCCTGTTCATGCCGGTCGGCGAGGGCCATTCCTTCCATAATCCTGGCAATGCGCCGGCGCGCTATTGCGTCGTGCTCGATCGCGGCGGCAGATGA